From Drosophila virilis strain 15010-1051.87 chromosome X, Dvir_AGI_RSII-ME, whole genome shotgun sequence, the proteins below share one genomic window:
- the LOC138911248 gene encoding uncharacterized protein isoform X1, translating into MENININDVSIATLKSWLALLNLPTEGTKTELMARLNKVPVDIRDDAAKELEVQRNKEQTIEAQNELQNIMQQQRDEIANGAEMLKLMRLEIEASRKFLEEFQVTVNRNSHIGGSDGGEQESEVGDLLQLEDGHTEERPRSTDGNAGAADYTGTDGNAGAADHAGAAGNAGAAGRIDESGNAVGGNLNNCIQTGAMMLAKEILLEFTGESEVRKWVMQFFNVAKIYRLNDMQQHLLCISKLKGGALKWLHADPMRIIAPIDEMLNQLVLAFGGGFSKSELRQKFEDRVWKPDEVFATYFSEKSILAQDINIDVEELMEGIIRGIPCENLRTQASMHCFTNPAQILRAFAAIKLPIKRVRNHVVKQTAQEAQADKQQRCYNCNVKGHWAKDCLKPKREAGSCYACGSKDHLIAGCPNKKMPYRLWQPYFIFKGKVCAIKSKAYARCKFVCRFK; encoded by the exons atggaaaatataaatataaatgacgtgtcaatagcgacattgaaaagttggttggcattactaaatttgccaacagagggtaccaaaactgagctgatggcgagattaaataaggtaccagtggatatccgagacgatgctgcaaaggaacttgaagttcaacgtaacaaggaacagacaattgaggctcaaaatgagttgcaaaacataatgcaacaacagcgtgacgaaatagcaaatggcgccgagatgctgaaattgatgcgtctcgaaattgaagcgtctcgaaaattcctagaagaatttcaagtaacggtgaaccgcaactcgcacatcggcgggagcgacgggggagagcaagaaagtgaagtcggcgatttattgcagctagaggatggtcacactgaagaaagaccacggtcgacggatggcaacgctggtgcagctgattacactggaacggatggcaacgctggtgcagctgatcacgctggtgcagcgggcaacgctggggcagctggaaggatcgacgaaagtggcaacgctgtcggaggcaacttaaataattgcatccaaactggagcgatgatgttagccaaggaaattttattagaatttactggagaaagtgaggtgcgtaaatgggtaatgcaattcttcaatgtggccaagatctacagactaaatgatatgcaacagcacttgctttgtataagcaaattgaaaggcggtgctttgaagtggttgcatgcagaccctatgcgcatcattgctccgattgacgagatgctaaatcaattggttttggccttcgggggaggattttcgaagtcggaactacgacagaagttcgaggatcgggtttggaaaccagatgaggtgttcgccacatattttagcgaaaaaagcatattggcacaggacatcaacattgatgtagaggagttaatggagggtattattcgaggcataccttgcgaaaacttgcgcactcaagctagtatgcattgctttaccaatccggctcaaattttacgtgcgtttgcagctataaagttgccaattaaacgggtacgaaaccatgtagtgaaacaaactgcacaggaagcacaggcggacaaacaacaacgttgctacaattgcaatgttaagggccattgggccaaagattgtttaaagcccaaacgggaggcaggatcttgctatgcgtgcggctcaaaggatcatttaatagcaggatgtccaaataaaaa aatgccttatagactctggcagccctatttcatttttaaaggaaaagtttgtgccattaaaagtaaagcgtatgccagatgcaaattcgtatgtaggtttaaatga
- the LOC138911248 gene encoding uncharacterized protein isoform X2: MENININDVSIATLKSWLALLNLPTEGTKTELMARLNKVPVDIRDDAAKELEVQRNKEQTIEAQNELQNIMQQQRDEIANGAEMLKLMRLEIEASRKFLEEFQVTVNRNSHIGGSDGGEQESEVGDLLQLEDGHTEERPRSTDGNAGAADYTGTDGNAGAADHAGAAGNAGAAGRIDESGNAVGGNLNNCIQTGAMMLAKEILLEFTGESEVRKWVMQFFNVAKIYRLNDMQQHLLCISKLKGGALKWLHADPMRIIAPIDEMLNQLVLAFGGGFSKSELRQKFEDRVWKPDEVFATYFSEKSILAQDINIDVEELMEGIIRGIPCENLRTQASMHCFTNPAQILRAFAAIKLPIKRVRNHVVKQTAQEAQADKQQRCYNCNVKGHWAKDCLKPKREAGSCYACGSKDHLIAGCPNKKYDMENKYTLAALFHF, encoded by the exons atggaaaatataaatataaatgacgtgtcaatagcgacattgaaaagttggttggcattactaaatttgccaacagagggtaccaaaactgagctgatggcgagattaaataaggtaccagtggatatccgagacgatgctgcaaaggaacttgaagttcaacgtaacaaggaacagacaattgaggctcaaaatgagttgcaaaacataatgcaacaacagcgtgacgaaatagcaaatggcgccgagatgctgaaattgatgcgtctcgaaattgaagcgtctcgaaaattcctagaagaatttcaagtaacggtgaaccgcaactcgcacatcggcgggagcgacgggggagagcaagaaagtgaagtcggcgatttattgcagctagaggatggtcacactgaagaaagaccacggtcgacggatggcaacgctggtgcagctgattacactggaacggatggcaacgctggtgcagctgatcacgctggtgcagcgggcaacgctggggcagctggaaggatcgacgaaagtggcaacgctgtcggaggcaacttaaataattgcatccaaactggagcgatgatgttagccaaggaaattttattagaatttactggagaaagtgaggtgcgtaaatgggtaatgcaattcttcaatgtggccaagatctacagactaaatgatatgcaacagcacttgctttgtataagcaaattgaaaggcggtgctttgaagtggttgcatgcagaccctatgcgcatcattgctccgattgacgagatgctaaatcaattggttttggccttcgggggaggattttcgaagtcggaactacgacagaagttcgaggatcgggtttggaaaccagatgaggtgttcgccacatattttagcgaaaaaagcatattggcacaggacatcaacattgatgtagaggagttaatggagggtattattcgaggcataccttgcgaaaacttgcgcactcaagctagtatgcattgctttaccaatccggctcaaattttacgtgcgtttgcagctataaagttgccaattaaacgggtacgaaaccatgtagtgaaacaaactgcacaggaagcacaggcggacaaacaacaacgttgctacaattgcaatgttaagggccattgggccaaagattgtttaaagcccaaacgggaggcaggatcttgctatgcgtgcggctcaaaggatcatttaatagcaggatgtccaaataaaaagtatgatatggaaaacaaatat actctggcagccctatttcatttttaa
- the LOC138911248 gene encoding uncharacterized protein isoform X3, producing the protein MENININDVSIATLKSWLALLNLPTEGTKTELMARLNKVPVDIRDDAAKELEVQRNKEQTIEAQNELQNIMQQQRDEIANGAEMLKLMRLEIEASRKFLEEFQVTVNRNSHIGGSDGGEQESEVGDLLQLEDGHTEERPRSTDGNAGAADYTGTDGNAGAADHAGAAGNAGAAGRIDESGNAVGGNLNNCIQTGAMMLAKEILLEFTGESEVRKWVMQFFNVAKIYRLNDMQQHLLCISKLKGGALKWLHADPMRIIAPIDEMLNQLVLAFGGGFSKSELRQKFEDRVWKPDEVFATYFSEKSILAQDINIDVEELMEGIIRGIPCENLRTQASMHCFTNPAQILRAFAAIKLPIKRVRNHVVKQTAQEAQADKQQRCYNCNVKGHWAKDCLKPKREAGSCYACGSKDHLIAGCPNKKYDMENKYNAL; encoded by the exons atggaaaatataaatataaatgacgtgtcaatagcgacattgaaaagttggttggcattactaaatttgccaacagagggtaccaaaactgagctgatggcgagattaaataaggtaccagtggatatccgagacgatgctgcaaaggaacttgaagttcaacgtaacaaggaacagacaattgaggctcaaaatgagttgcaaaacataatgcaacaacagcgtgacgaaatagcaaatggcgccgagatgctgaaattgatgcgtctcgaaattgaagcgtctcgaaaattcctagaagaatttcaagtaacggtgaaccgcaactcgcacatcggcgggagcgacgggggagagcaagaaagtgaagtcggcgatttattgcagctagaggatggtcacactgaagaaagaccacggtcgacggatggcaacgctggtgcagctgattacactggaacggatggcaacgctggtgcagctgatcacgctggtgcagcgggcaacgctggggcagctggaaggatcgacgaaagtggcaacgctgtcggaggcaacttaaataattgcatccaaactggagcgatgatgttagccaaggaaattttattagaatttactggagaaagtgaggtgcgtaaatgggtaatgcaattcttcaatgtggccaagatctacagactaaatgatatgcaacagcacttgctttgtataagcaaattgaaaggcggtgctttgaagtggttgcatgcagaccctatgcgcatcattgctccgattgacgagatgctaaatcaattggttttggccttcgggggaggattttcgaagtcggaactacgacagaagttcgaggatcgggtttggaaaccagatgaggtgttcgccacatattttagcgaaaaaagcatattggcacaggacatcaacattgatgtagaggagttaatggagggtattattcgaggcataccttgcgaaaacttgcgcactcaagctagtatgcattgctttaccaatccggctcaaattttacgtgcgtttgcagctataaagttgccaattaaacgggtacgaaaccatgtagtgaaacaaactgcacaggaagcacaggcggacaaacaacaacgttgctacaattgcaatgttaagggccattgggccaaagattgtttaaagcccaaacgggaggcaggatcttgctatgcgtgcggctcaaaggatcatttaatagcaggatgtccaaataaaaagtatgatatggaaaacaaatat aatgccttatag